The Manis javanica isolate MJ-LG chromosome 2, MJ_LKY, whole genome shotgun sequence genome contains a region encoding:
- the FOXH1 gene encoding forkhead box protein H1, with translation MIKGPTSLPPPGLRPRPYLATLPTASRPPPGQAPAHVARLPCMGPCSNPRLGLPRAESPSQPPRRRKKRYLRHDKPPYTYLAMIALVIQAAPSRRLKLAQIIRQVQAVFPFFRDDYEGWKDSIRHNLSSNRCFRKVPKDPAKPQAKGNFWAVDVSLIPAEALRLQNTALCRRWQSRGARGAFVKDLGPYVLHGWPYRPPSPQPQLSEGFSIKSLLGDPGEGAPRSSPGPSVHSGEEVVHTPPLPSERPLWPLHPLAAPMRMEGESSQGGTNRPSPLTSEPRTWPLHLLQGTPDPGGLSGGNHRASLWGQLPTSYLPIYTPNVAMPLAPLPPNSCPQCPPANSPAYWGVTPETHGPPGLPWDLDALFQGVPPNKSIYDVWVSRPRDLAASTPGWMFSWYSL, from the exons ATGATAAAGGGCCCGACCAGCCTCCCCCCGCCCGGCCTCAGGCCCCGGCCCTACCTCGCCACACTGCCCACTGCCTCGCGCCCTCCACCGGGCCAGGCCCCTGCCCACGTTGCCCGTCTACCCTGCATGGGGCCGTGCAGCAACCCACGGCTGGGACTTCCCAGGGCGGAGTCGCCCTCCCAGCCcccaaggaggaggaagaagagatacCTGCGGCATGACAAGCCCCCCTACACTTACTTGGCCATGATTGCCCTGGTCATCCAGGCCGCGCCCTCCCGCAGGCTGAAGCTGGCCCAG ATCATCCGTCAGGTCCAGGCCGTGTTCCCCTTCTTCAGGGACGACTACGAGGGCTGGAAAGACTCTATCCGTCATAACCTCTCCTCCAACCGGTGCTTCCGAAAG GTGCCCAAGGATCCTGCGAAGCCCCAGGCCAAGGGCAACTTCTGGGCGGTTGACGTGAGCCTGATCCCAGCCGAGGCGCTTCGGCTGCAGAACACAGCCCTGTGCCGACGCTGGCAGAGCAGGGGTGCGCGGGGGGCTTTCGTCAAGGACCTGGGCCCCTATGTGCTGCACGGTTGGCCTTACcgacctcccagcccccagccacagCTCAGCGAAGGCTTCAGCATTAAGTCTCTGCTGGGGGACCCAGGGGAGGGGGCGCCACGGAGCAGCCCAGGTCCATCAGTACACAGCGGAGAGGAGGTGGTGCACACACCACCCCTGCCCTCTGAAAGGCCTCTGTGGCCCCTCCATCCCCTTGCTGCACCCATGAGAATGGAAGGGGAGAGTTCCCAAGGGGGAACTAACAGGCCCTCGCCCCTCACTTCTGAGCCACGAACCTGGCCCCTTCACTTACTGCAGGGTACCCCAGACCCTGGGGGTCTGTCCGGTGGGaatcacagggcctcactttggGGACAGCTGCCCACCTCCTACTTGCCCATCTATACTCCCAATGTGGCAATGCCCTTGGCCCCACTCCCACCCAATTCCTGCCCCCAGTGCCCACCTGCCAACAGCCCAGCCTACTGGGGGGTGACCCCTGAAACCCATGGCcccccagggctgccctgggATCTAGATGCTCTCTTCCAGGGAGTGCCACCCAACAAGAGCATCTATGATGTGTGGGTTAGCCGACCCCGGGACCTGGCTGCCTCCACCCCAGGCTGGATGTTCTCTTGGTACAGCCTGTGA